GCGAATACTGTCGATCGTCGCAATATCGGCACTTTCACCTACTAATAAACCTTTACATTCGTAAGCCAGCAAAATGGCAACCATTGTCAAGATGATGCCAATAATAATCGAAGCCACTCCGTCAAAATAAGGATTTTTGAATAAGTGACCCAAGAAAACGCCCAAAAAAGCGACGATTAAACCCAAAAGAGCAGCAGAGTCTTCAAATAAAACCGTAAAAATAGTGGGGTCTTTACTATTTTTTGCTGCTTGCCAAATATTGCGATCGCTCTTGTTAGATAATAACGCTCGATAAGACACGCGCCAAGACAGCCCTTCAAACACGAACGCACAGCCTAAAACAATATAACTCCATAATGGGTCTTCTAAAGGAGACGGCTCGATTAAATGAGTTACGCCTTCATAAAAAGACATTCCACCACCGAGGGCAAAAATGAGAATCGCTACGATTAGAGTCCAGAAATATAATTCCTGACCATAGCCAAAAGGATGGCTAGCATCTGCTGGTTTTTGACTCAGACGGATGCCTAATAATAATAGTAATTCATTGCCTGTATCGACTAGCGAATGAATACCTTCAACAGAGCATAGCCGAACTACCGCTAATCCCTGCTGCAATAAATTTAGTAATGGCGATCGCTGCTAACATAGCGATCGCCGCAAAAATAGTTTTTTTTGAATCAGATGCCATGATCGGTTTGGTGGTACAAATTGTGGATCTGCCGCATTTTTAATTCACTGTAAACCCACCATCGATCGCCAAAGGTTGTCCAGTAATATAACTAGCAGCATCAGAGCAAAGAAAAACCACAGTCTGAGCGATTTCTGCTGCCCGTCCCATGCGCCCCATAGGAACCGTAGACGCTAAATCATCAGCCGTCCCATCCATCCCATCTGCCAGGCGATCGATCATATCAGTGGCGATAATGCCAGGATTGACTGCGTTAATCCGAATGCCTTGCTTGGCATAGTCGAGGGCTGCCGAGCGCGTCAGCCCCATGACTGCATGTTTACTAGCGATATAGGGAGACATTCCTGGAAAACCAATTAAACCCCCCATTGAGGAGTTATTAACGATTACCCCAGCACCTTGGGACAGCATTTGTTGGATTTCATATTTCATACACAAAAAGAGTCCCCGCACATTGATTGACATCAGTTTGTCAAACTCCTCGATCGGTTGTTCGTGCAGCGGTTTCTGGGGTGGATCGATACC
This DNA window, taken from Pleurocapsa sp. FMAR1, encodes the following:
- a CDS encoding SDR family oxidoreductase, with the protein product MMILENKIALVTGGTSGIGRATAIALGVAGAKVVFSGRREPEGEETAGLIRDAGAECLFVRSDASEEEDIKALVQKTVETYGRLDCAFNNAGIDPPQKPLHEQPIEEFDKLMSINVRGLFLCMKYEIQQMLSQGAGVIVNNSSMGGLIGFPGMSPYIASKHAVMGLTRSAALDYAKQGIRINAVNPGIIATDMIDRLADGMDGTADDLASTVPMGRMGRAAEIAQTVVFLCSDAASYITGQPLAIDGGFTVN